The Christiangramia forsetii KT0803 DNA segment CAATGACTTTAAGCCATAAAGCCCAATCCTGGCGCTTTGGAATATCAGGACAATAGACCTTCCCCAAAATACTAACATTATAAATACCCGTTAGATTTCCCACATAATTTGCCTTTAGCAACTTATCGTAATCTAGCACCGGCAACGCCTGAATCTTCTTCTGAAGACTTGCTCCTTTTTCATTAATGAGTTCGTAACTGGAAAAACAGGCCGCAACATTTGGTTTAGAAAGCACTTTTAGCTGTTTTTCCAGCTTTTGGGGTTTCCATTGGTCGTCTGCATCAAGAAATGCAATAAAGTTCCCTGAGGCAGCTTTAATTCCTTTATTCCTGCTATGATGCGTTCCAGCATTAGTAGAATTTTTAAGTAATTTGATGCGTTCATCTTCGGAAGAAAATTTTTGAACGATCTGTTTTGTAGTGTCAGAAGAAGCATCATCAATAATAAGAAGCTCCCAGTTGGGATAGGTTTGACGAATTACAGACTGGATAGATTCAGTAATAAACACCTCCGAATTATATGCAGGCATTATAACTGAAACCAGTCCCCTATCTTCCATGCTACCGTCTAATGTGTTTTGAAAAGTCTTTATGTTCCCTTTTTTCTAATTCATCTTGACTCAGACCTCTAAAATAGTCATACGTAATCCTCATTCCCTCAGCTCTGGAGATTTTAGGCTCCCAATCGAGGATCTCTCTAGCCCTGGATATATCCGGCTGTCTTTGCATGGGATCATCCTTTGGAAGTTCTTCAAAAACAATTTTTTGATCTGTCCCCGTAAGTCTAATGATTTCATCGGCAAAATCCAAAATACTAATCTCATCGGGATTTCCAATATTTACAGGTTCAGAATAATCACTTAAAAGAAGTCTATAAATTCCTTCTACCTGGTCGTCTACAAAACAAAAAGACCGGGTTTGTGAACCATCACCAAAAACAGTAAGATCTTCTCCCCTTAAGGCCTGCCCAATAAAAGCAGGAATTACTCTACCGTCATTTAGTCGCATACGGGGCCCGTAAGTGTTGAATATTCTGGCAATTCTTGTCTCCAGACCATGAAATCTATGGTAAGCCATAGTTATTGATTCCTGAAAACGTTTTGCTTCATCATAAACCCCGCGAGGTCCAATGGCATTTACGTTTCCATAATATTCTTCATTTTGAGGATGCACCAATGGATCTCCATACACTTCAGAAGTAGAGGCGATAAGAATTCTCGCGTTCTTCTCTTTGGCTAAACCAAGACAATGATGTGTCCCGAAAGATCCAACTTTTAAGGTTTGGATTGGGATTTTTAGATAATCAATAGGACTGGCCGGGGAAGCAAAATGTAAAATATAATCCAGGTTTCCCGCTACATGTACAAACTTGGTAATATCATGATGATGGAACTCGAAATTTTGCATTTTCATCAAGTGTTCAATATTCTTGAGATCCCCGGTAATGAGATTATCCATCCCAATAACTTCATAACCTTCTTTTAAAAACCGGTCACAAAGGTGAGAACCTAAAAAACCTGCCGCACCTGTTATTAATATTCTCTTAGCCATTTAAATTCCAATTATTACCCCTCGTTGATAAGATTAAAAAGACTTTCTTTCCAGTTGTCTATAGGCCCAAATTGCTCTGTAAACTTTTCCTTGGAAAGAACACTATATTCAGGTCTTTCTGCCAAGGTCTTAAAAAATCCTGTCTTATTCAATTGAACCTGATCCATTTTTCCTGAATAATTAAGAATTTCAGCGGCAAAATCATACCAGGTGGCTTGTCCTTCATTGCTAAAATGATATAATCCAAAATCCTGAGATTCTGAACTGATCATTTTCAAGACAAATTTAGCAAGATCGTTGGCATTGGTTGGAGTTCCAATTTGAGAAGTGGTAATATTCAATTCGGCTTTTTCCTCTACTTTCCTAAGAATTGTTCGGAAAAAATTATGACCAAATTCAGAGTATAACCAGGAGGTTCTAAGAATAAAATATTGCTCCATTGTGGATTGAATTTCCTCTTCCCCTTTCAATTTTGAAGCGCCATATACATTAATGGGATCAACCTCATCTATCTCTTTATACGGTTTTTGAGATTGTCCGTTAAAAACATAGTCTGTAGAAAAATGAAATAAAACAGCTCCGTGTTTTTTACAAATTTCAGCAATATTCTTAGTGCCTTCAGCATTTACAGAGAATGCTTTTTCCTCTTCATTTTCTGCCTGTTCAACATTGGTATAGGCAGCCGTATTAATACAGAAATCAATTTGATGCTTTTGAAAGAACTGCTCCAGGGCATCTTTTGAAGTGATATCGAGCTCACCGGAAGAACAAAAGAAAAATTTAAAATTGGAGAAGTTTTGCGTTTGCTTTTGAAAACATTGTCCTAACTGACCATTCGCGCCTGTTACTAAAATTGTTTTCATGCAAAGGTTTGTTTAAAAGTTGGTAAGACCCTGTCTTTTTCAGATAATATCATTTCCCTTTCCGGGAAGTTCCAGTTAATATTTAGATCTGGATCGTTAAATATAATTCCCGCTTCAGAACCAGGGGTATAATATTGATCGCACTTATAAGCAAAAACAGATTTTTCAGAAAGCGTAAGAAACCCATGTCCAAAACCTGTTGGAACATACAACTGATTTAAATTTTGGTCATCAAGAATGGTTGAAAACGTCTTTTTAAATGTTGGAGAATCTGGACGTAGATCAACAACCACATCCAAAACTTTCCCGTAAATCACTCTTACAATTTTTGTCTGGGCAAATTCACCTTTTTGATAATGCATTCCTCGAAGCACCCCAAATTGGGAAACTGACTGATTATCCTGAACAAACTCCTCATCTATCCCCGAAAGCTCTGCAAAGCGCTTGCGTTGATAGGTCTCCAGGAAAATCCCCCGATGATCTTCAAAAATTCTAGGTTTTATAAGAAAACAATCTTTTAAAGGCGTTTCTTCTACCTGCATAATATCTATTTAAGAATTAAAAATCTGTTCCAGGATCTTTTCAGTAATTAAATAAGTGGGTTTCACTCCTGACGTTCCAAGACCTCCTGAAGCTAGCGTACTTCCTGTTTCTAATGGATTATCTGAAGCGTAATAAGCATATCTCACCTTTATATTTTCATCTATACTCCCTCTTAATCTTGAAGCGGCTTGAATCGCTTTCTGGTAATGTGCACCTTCCATTTCCAGTCCGCAAACATTCCAGGTTGAATCATGGAAAAACCTTAGAATATCTTTATTCTGAAGAGAGGTTCCCAAAACCGTGATCATAGCGCCATCAACTACTTTAATGCCATGACCTTCAAGATCTGATTTTTTCAACTGATTTTCAAAAGGATAATTATCTGCTGTTCCTTCAAAAAGGTGAGCATCCGGGATCATAATATCCCCTTTTCCACCTTCCAAAATACCAGCTTTACCCATGATTGAAATAGACTTCACATTAATTTTCACCTCTTTATCTTCATGTACAAAAGGTTTTAGAAGTTCATCCATTGTTTCGTAAGCCTGTTCCCCAAAAGCATAATCCATCACGATTATCACTGGTTTTTCTTCCTTTTTCAGGTCGCTGAATTTAGTTCCGGTAAATCCATCTTCGAGCTTGGCGGTATCAAAAACCTGCACATCTATATTGGTTCCGCTTTTATCTTCAATAAAATACATCCCCTTATCCAGAGCAGTTTTTGTCACTTTATTTCTTAAAGATCCATTCCCACTATCACTTAATTCTTCATAAATATCCAGCGACTTCTTTTTCTTTAATTCCGTTTTAAGTGCGCATGGCGTGTACAGAGTATTCATAACACTGTGCATATTCGCAGAAATTATATGAATTGGCCTATCCATCAGCTTATTTTCAATAAGTTTTAATTTTATATCATTAGACCAGATTTCTCCATGAATATGATGTCCTAAGCGTTCTCTTAAAACCGGGCTAAAAGTGATGATTCTTTTTTCATTTTGAATAGCTTCACGAATAGCCATTTTTCCAAGCGACCAAACCACATTTAAAAAACGGTCAGGATTCTCTGGAGTAGAGAATTTTGGATAAAGCTTGCTAATTTCATGAAAAGTCCTTCCCAAGATACTTGCTGTATGTGTTAGGGCCACTTCTCGCTGTGCCTGCGTTAATTTTTCAGATTGAGTCACCGCAACTTCCAATTTTTCCCAGTCCCGGTTTACGCTGCCATCTTCATCTATCAAGACTCTTTTCATGATCTTATGAGATTCAATAAAAAGAAAAGTGAGATGGGTAAGAATATCATAGATCTCAGATCTGCCACGAGTGATCTCAATATTCATTTGCTCCTCGTCAATTCTATAGCAATTTCTTCTTCTTTTAGGTGGAATAATCGGCTTAAAATGGGAATTCCCATAACCTTCGTCGCTGGTAAGATTAATGAATCTGCACTCCTCTATACCATGAGGCAGCCTGTCTATTACGTATAATAAACCTTCGAGCTCTGCCTTTTCATTGGCGATGGAGCCATAGATCTCCGGACGTAGTGTGAGTAATGATTCTCTAAGAGTTTCTCCTGAAACACCCATTGGTTTATAGAAACCTCTGTTAAAAAGGTGTCTCATGGTAATATACATGCGTTCAATAGCACCAGAACTTTCCTGTGCTCTTGTTCTGCCCTGTAGTTTTAATATAGACATAGTAATTTTTTATATAATCTCTTTAAGTTTATCTGCTATTTTCCGATCATTAGAAAGCCTTGGGAGCTTATTCTGGCCTCCAAGTTTACCTATAGACTTCATATACTGCTGAAAGGCATTCTGCGGAACCTGGGTAACTTTAAGCCTTTGAAGAATATTCCCTTCAATAAGATCAAGATAATAGGAATTTTGCTTCTGTAAAGACCTGTCGATAATTTCAGCAAATTTATTCAAATCTTGCGGTTTCTGTTCAAATTCTACAAACCATTCGTGAAATGGCAGTTCTTCGCCTTCCGGGTTAATTTGTGGCGCTACTGTAAATTCAGTAATTGCAGCGTCTGTTTCAGCAACTGCTTCCTGCATAGCCTCTTCAACTTCTTTTGCAATAACATGTTCCCCAAAGGCCGAAATAAAATGCTTAATTCTACCCGAAACAATGACCCGGTAAGGTTTATCTGAAGTAAATTGAATAGTATCTCCAATATTATAGCCCCAAAGCCCGGCAGTAGAAGAAATGATCATCACATAATTGACTCCTATCTCAACATCTTTTAATAATAGCCTTTTTGGGTCTTTATCATAAAATTCATCGGCTTTAATAAACTCATAAAATATTCCGGAATCCAGCTGAAGCAACATTCCCTTTTCATCCTGTCTGTCCTGAAAAGCAAAAAAGCCTTCTGAAGCAGGATAAAGTTCTATACTATCCACTTTTCGGCCAATGAGGTTTTCAAATTTTGATCGATAAGGCTCATAATTTACTCCCCCGTAGATGAAGAGGTCGAAATTCGGGAAAATATCGCCTACCTTTTTTCCTGTTTTATCAATAAGCCTTTCAAAATACATCTGGACCCAGGATGGAATTCCGCTAATTACAGACATATCTTCCTTTACCGTTTCCTCAACAATCGCGTCTACCTTATCTTCCCAATCTTCGATACAGTTAGTCTCCCAGCTGGGCATTCTGTTTTTCTGAAGATATCCGGGAACATAATGCGCTACAATCCCTGAAAGCCGGCCCAGTTTCACTCCATTTTTCTCATCCAGCTCCGGACTTCCCTGAAGAAATATCATTTTCCCATCTACAAATTTTGACTTCCCGGTGTCTTCAATATAACAAAGAATCGCATTTCTGGCGGCATTGATATGCGTGGGCATTGATTCTTTTGTAAGCGGAATATATTTAGCGCCGCTAGTGGTACCCGATGTTTTTGCATAATACAAAGGTTTCCCGGGCCAGAGAATATCCTCCTGCCCTTCAACCATCAAATCTACATATGGTTTAAGCTCTTCATAATCCCGTATTGGTACATTTTGAATAAAATCTAAATGGGTGCTGATTTTATTGAAATTATGCTCTTTTCCGAATTTAGTATTTTTCGCTTTCTTTATAAGCTCCTGAAAAACTTTATCCTGAGTTTCATAAGGTCTGGAAGCCCAATGATCTATCTTTTTCCGAATGTATGATGCAAATATTTTAGCTGCGAAAGACTTTATAGACATAGGTTATTTAAAATCAATATATTCTGAAGGATCTACTGGATTTCCTTCATTCCAAAGTTCAAAATGTAAATGAGGACCGGTAGTTAATTCTCCCGTATTCCCAGCGGTAGCAACCACTTCCCCTCCGCTTACCATATCCCCCTGGGACTTGGTGAGTGAAGCATTGTGCTTATAAACAGAAAGCAGTCCGTAGCTATGCTCTATAATGATCACATAACCGGTTTCGGCAGTCCATTCTGCAAAGATTACCCTACCGTCAGCCACAGATTTAATGGGGGAATTTCGTGTAGTCACTATATCTACCGCAAAATGTTTATTTTCAATATTATATGGATCTGAAATAGATCCCTTAACCGGAGGAAAAAGGGAGAAATTAATATTATCTGTGGCCGTAGGTAAAATATTGTATTTATCTTCCTGAGCCACTTCTTCCCTTAACAATGAATCTGCCTTAATCCTATTGATTTCTTCATATTCAATATCTGAAATTGGTTCACTTAATAAAGAGTCCCTGTTTAATTTATCCAGATCTAGTTCACCCGTTAACGCGCTCTTGATAGAGGTTAAATATTGATCGTTTAAACGAATTACATTCTGAAGGGAATCTGAAGTATAAGAAAGATTGGTCGCTCTTTCCTTAAGCTCAGCAGAAGAGTACCCCGGAATATACTCACGTAAGGGTGTAAATGCAATTAAAACAGTTGTTGCCGCGATTAAAAAGATCACAGATAATCCTACAGCCACAAAAACATTAAGCCTCGTTAATCTAAATGAAAATCGTTCTTCAAACGTATCTTCATTTAGCACTACCATTCTATACTTATGAAGTAGTTTCTTGGTGAACTTTTTTTTCGTTTTCTTATTTTGAGCCATAGCCGTAATTAAGTATTACAAAGATAAATTAAATAATTTCTCGCTCTACCGCCCCAAAAGACTTATTAGGGGACTTATGAATCATTAGTATTTTATTGTCTTCTTAACGTTTATATTGCTTAATTCTTGTTAAGTTTGTATATCTAAATTAAAAGACATGAATGCATTTATATTGCCTTTAATGATAGGAGCACCACAAATTATACTTATTGTGGTAATTATTTTACTGCTTTTTGGAGGGCGTAAGATCCCTGAATTAATGAGAGGCCTGGGTAGCGGAATTAAGGAATTTAAGGATGCTTCTAAAGACGAAGAGAATGGGACAACCCCAGAAGACGGTAAAAAAGTTCCAGAAGAAAATAAATAATTTTCGAACTTATATAAAAAATTAAAACCCAACTTTTCAGTTGGGTTTTTTATTTAATCAATTTTTATCGATTGTAAAATAGCATCCAGTTCAAATATATTATCCCTTTTTCCTCTTGATGGAGAGAAAACAAATCCCTCCAGAACTATAAACCGATCATTCTTTTCATCTTTCACGGCATAGTTTACAAAAGGTCCTGCCATGAAATCATTTTCAACCTCCCATGTTCCGCGCGTTTCATACGCAAACTTACCATCAATTTTGGTTTCGAATAGATAGGGAGCATAAGCCTTTTCTGTGATCATATAAGAGCCTTCCAGTCTTCCTGGAATTTGCGCTTCACCAATAGAATCTCTCATCTTGATAATATTCGCAATCACGCTGGAGTCATTTTCAATTGTATTAATAGGAACCTCGTAAACGAGAATTTCCATGCTTCCCTTTGGGATCTCCTTTCTTATCCATGAAAAATGATCTTCTTGCTTAGCGTATCTGTATGCCGATGGAAATTTAAGGTTCACCCCGAATTTCTCACTTAATTCATCATCCTTTTTAAGAGATTTTCTAATTCTTCGTTGTTTCTCAGTGAGTTCAGTCTTTTTAAGAATCTTAATAATAGAGTCTGATTCTTTATTTATTACCTCAATAATTTCGCTGGAGCTTTCTCCCTGTACAACAATCCCTGTTTGAGGCCTTGCGAATTCATTTTCCAAAAGATCCATTCCTTTATTACCTCCTTCTTCGATCTTTAAGAAGATACGGCTGTTTCTAACAAAGCCTGAAAAGGTTTCTGGAGGAATCTGACTTAAACTGAATAATGGTTCTTCCTGTGGCAGACCATCAACCGGTGCGGCCAGATTAGTTCTAATCGCTTCTCCAATTTCTCCTTCCCAGAGTTCGTTTTCTATTACTATAGTAAGTTGATTGATATTCCCGGAAGAATCTGTCAGGATTCTATCGTTTTTGTTGGACGATTTCTCATCATTCTTACAGGAAATTAATAGGAAAATACTGGCTAGCAGGATCAGGCTACGTTTCATTTTTTCGGTTTTGATTTAATAGCTTTTAACTTTTGGAAAGTTTCAGTTTCATTCCAGGTTTCAGGCTACTGGTGTTCATATCGTTCCAAGACCTCAAATTTTGTACCGTAACGCCCGGAAACTTCTTCGAAATACTCCAGAGAGAGTCCCCATTCTTCACTGTATAAATTCTTGCATTTGAATTTTCACTGGAATTTGACGACTTAGAACTGGAAGCCACCTCTACTGGTTTACGTGGATATATCGTTAAATACTGCCCTACTCGAAGGTTATTACTTCTCATATTATTCCATCGCTTAATACTACTTATACCAACTCCATATTTTTCAGCGATCTTCCCTAAATAATCTCCACTTCTTACTCTATATCGAATACGATCTTCGGTCTTAACATATTTAGGGAGTTGTTTTTTCTCTTCTACCAATTGATTTTCTGCAAAATCATAGATGGCACTTTCATTAGAAACAAATTTCCCTGTAGCCTGCTTTGGAAGTCTTAAACTATATTTTTCATCTTCAACAAAAGGAATGATATCTAACTTAAAACTTGGATTTAAAAACTGTAGCATTTCTTTTTCGACACCCGTTACTTTAGTAATTTGATCAAAATTTAGTAACTGCTTCACCTGTATGGTATCTGTTTCAAAATAGACTACATCAGGTTTTGAAGGCTGAAAATTATGCTCATTAGCATATTCAAACAAATAAAGTGTAGCTAAAAAGGCCGGTACATAACCCGCTGTTTCACGTGGAAGAAATCTTCTTAAATGCCAGTAATCGGTTGAACCACCGCTTCTTCTAATAGCTTTTGAAACATTTCCAGGACCAGAATTATAAGATGCAAGCGCGAGATCCCAATCTCCAAAAACTTTATAAAGACTCGCCAGATATTGAGCGGCAGCTTCTGTAGACCTTTCAGGATCCATACGTTCATCTACATAAGAACTCACATCTAAATCATGCATTTTACCTGTAGTGAACATAAACTGCCATAATCCGGTAGCTCCCACACGTGATCGTGCCCTGGGATTAAGCGCAGACTCAACGATAGCCAGGTATTTAATCTCTAAAGGAATATCATATTTGTCAAGCTCCTGCTCAAACATTGGGAAATAATAGCTGCTCAGAGCCATTAAGCGTTCCATACCGCGCTTATTCCTTTTTAAATAAGACTTTATAACACTCTCCAGAATGGGGTTATATTCAATATTAAAAGGCGTTCTGGCATTTAATTTGGCAAGACGAGCCTTAAGAGTATCTGTAGGAAGCTCTTTATAAACTACCTCTTCATAATCCTGCTCTTTAATACTCTCCTGCATTTCATCAAACAGATCTGAATTTGTGAGTTCCAGCATCCATAAAGAGTCAATAGTTTGAGCATGGGGAAGATCCTTAAGTTTTACCTTGGAAGAATCCCTTATCACAGCAGAAATTGGCAACTTATCTTTAAATTCGGGATCAGGCTCTGCAAGCTTGATCTCTGTATCGTCGCTTTTTTGAAATATCTGAACCCTGAAATTGGCTTTTTCAACCCGTTCCTTGTTCTTTTTTTCCTGTGCCAGCGTAGAAATTCCCGCCAGGAGCAACAGCATTAAAAATTTTCGTTTCAGCATACATTCATTTTACATTAACAAACGAAAAGTTATCAAACTTCGTACCTCGTTAATTTTTAATAGCATCAATTCCCGGTAAAGATTTTCCTTCCAACATCTCAAGCATAGCCCCACCGCCGGTTGAGACATAACTTACCTTATCTTCAAGACCGAATTTTTTAACAGCGGCAACAGAATCCCCTCCTCCAACAAGAGAAAAAGCACCATTTTTGGTAGCTTCAGCAATAGCCTCTCCTAATTCAATAGTTCCTTTGGCAAAAGTGTCCATTTCAAACACTCCCAGGGGTCCATTCCAAAGAATGATCTTTGATTGAGCTATAACATCAGAGAAATTTCTAATTGTTTCAGGACCAACATCCAGTCCCATCCAACCATCAGGAATATTGTCTACACTTTCTGTTTGTGTACTCGCCTGCTCTGAAAAGCTATCAGCAATTATCGAGTCTACCGGCAGATGAATTTCAACTCCTTTCTCTTTAGCTTTCTTTAGAATTTCAAGAGCCAGCTCCTGCTTATCGTCTTCAACCAAAGAGTTTCCAATATGGCCTCCCTGAGCTTTGATAAAAGTATACGTCATCCCTCCACCAATAATAAGGTGGTCTATTTTATCAAGAATATTTTCAATAACAGTGATCTTTGAAGAAACTTTTGCACCTCCAAGAACAGCAGTTACGGGCTTTTCAGTACTATTTAGAACCTTATCCAGACTTTTTATCTCTTTAGCCAGCAGATATCCAAAACATTTATCTTCAAAAAATTTAGCAACCACCGTGGTTGAGGCATGAGCTCTATGGGCAGTGCCAAAAGCATCATTTACATAAATATCACCTAATTTTGAAAGATTTCTTGCAAAGGTCTCGTCTCCATTTTTTTCCTCTTCATGAAAACGGAGATTTTCGAGCAATAGGATCTCCCCCGGTTCTAATTCTGCCGCCTTGGTTTCTACTTCTTCCCCAACACAATCTTCTACAAATTTCACTTCTACTCCAAGTACTTCTGAAACCTTGCTGGTAATATGCTGAAGTGAATATTTACTTTCTTTCCCCTTAGGCCTTCCAAGGTGAGACATCAAAACAACACTCCCACCATCTTCTAAAATCTTAATAATTGTTGGTTTTGCCGCTTCAATACGATTAGCATCGGTTACCTCCATATCCTCATTTAAAGGAACATTAAAGTCCACTCTAATGAGCGCCTTTTTATTATTAAAATTGTAGTCTTCGATAGTTTTCATAGTATTGCTTTATTACAAATATAATTTTTTCCGAAGATAATAAAGCTTATATAATTTTATATTTGCCTATGCTTTTTAACGATATAATTGGCCTCCCACACATAAAAAATCATCTGACGACGACGGCCGACAGAAATAGAATTCCGCATGCGCAACTTTTTACCGGAAAGTCTGGAAGTGGTGCTCTGCCTATGGCTATCGCCTATGCTCAATATATTCTATGTAAAAATACCGGTGGTGAGAATGATTCTAACACGGCTGCGGGCTGCAACCTTAAGTTTAACAATCATTCTCATCCAGATCTCCATTTTGCTTTCCCTGTTGCTACCAATGATAAAATAAAGAGTCAGCCCATTTCTTCTCATTTTCTTGATGAATGGAGAAACTTTCTAAAAACTAATCCCTACGGAAGTCTTTACGACTGGTATCAGAGTTTAGGGATTGAAAAAAAACAGGGGAAAATTGGAGTTCACGAAGCCCAGAATATTGTAAAGTCACTTTCATTAAAAGCTTATGAAGGCGGATTTAAGGTGATGATCATTTGGATGGCAGAAAAAATGAATATGGAAGCTGCCAATAAATTATTGAAATTAATTGAGGAGCCACCAAATAAAACCGTTTTCCTACTAATATCAGAAGATGAAGAACAAATAATCCAAACCATACGTTCCAGATGTCAAAGTTTATATTTTCCACCTTTAAGTGAGGCAGATATTGCAAATACATTGGCAGAAAAGGAAAATTGTAGTCCTGCAATAGCTAAAAAGATCGCCCATCAGGCAAATGGAGATTATACAAAAGCGATCCATATTTTAAGGAAGAATTCTGGCGATGAACAGTTTGAAGCCTGGTTTATAAGTTGGGTACGAAGTGCCTTTAAAGCAAAAGGAAATAAATCTACGGTGCTGGAACTTGTTTCGTGGAGTGAGGAAATTGCGGCATTGGGCCGTGAAACACAAAAAAGCTTTTTACTCTATTGTATAGATTTTTTCCGTCAATCATTATTGCTTAACTATAAAGCAAAAAGCCTGGTCTATTTAGAACCTTCAGCTGAAAAATTTAAACTTGAAAACTTTGCTCCATATGTACATGGAAATAATATTACTGAAATTACTTCGGCATTAGAAACGGCAATTTATCATATTGAAAGAAACGGTAACGCTAAAATAATTCTAACCGATCTCTCTATTAAACTAACCAGATTTTTACACAAAAAAGCAGCTTAAACATGGATAACCTAACAACTAATATTACTGAAATTTTAATCCTTTTATTTATTCTAATCACTTTTATGCAGTCTGGAATAGACAAAGCGGCAGACTGGAAAGGGAATACAGGATGGCTAAAAGAACATTTTTCGGGAACTATATTATCGGGAATGGTGCCTTTGATGGTAGGCATTATAATGATTATTGAAATTATAACCGGCCTACTGGCTATTGCGGCCATTATACATCTATTAGCTTATGATGATTCATTATTTGCATTATATACCTGTATTCTTGCCTGCGTAACATTGTTAATGCTACTTTTTGGACAGCGTATCGCCAAAGATTATGCAGGAGCCTTTACATTAACAGGTTATTTTATAGTTTCAATCCTGGGAGTTTATATCCTGAGTTAAACTAAAATTAAAGACAATAAAAAAAGCTTCAGAAAAATCTGAAGCTTTTTTTATTTAATAAGCTTTGAAAGAATTACTCCTCCTCAGCTACTTCTTCTTCGGTTGATTCAGCTTCTTCTCCACCGTAACCTTCATTTAATTCAGTTAAAATATCCTGAGTGATATCTAAACCTTCTTCAGCATACATGATGTTTGCGCTTTCGTTAGATCCAAAGATATATGTATAGTTATTTTCTTCACCATAATCCTTTACATAATCT contains these protein-coding regions:
- a CDS encoding glycosyltransferase family 2 protein, with translation MEDRGLVSVIMPAYNSEVFITESIQSVIRQTYPNWELLIIDDASSDTTKQIVQKFSSEDERIKLLKNSTNAGTHHSRNKGIKAASGNFIAFLDADDQWKPQKLEKQLKVLSKPNVAACFSSYELINEKGASLQKKIQALPVLDYDKLLKANYVGNLTGIYNVSILGKVYCPDIPKRQDWALWLKVIEEGGPIEGIAESLAVYRIRKNSISTNKLEMLKYNFKVYHSVLKYGFFHSIWRMLIFLNEQFFVKSKQVRAISNEK
- a CDS encoding UDP-glucuronic acid decarboxylase family protein → MAKRILITGAAGFLGSHLCDRFLKEGYEVIGMDNLITGDLKNIEHLMKMQNFEFHHHDITKFVHVAGNLDYILHFASPASPIDYLKIPIQTLKVGSFGTHHCLGLAKEKNARILIASTSEVYGDPLVHPQNEEYYGNVNAIGPRGVYDEAKRFQESITMAYHRFHGLETRIARIFNTYGPRMRLNDGRVIPAFIGQALRGEDLTVFGDGSQTRSFCFVDDQVEGIYRLLLSDYSEPVNIGNPDEISILDFADEIIRLTGTDQKIVFEELPKDDPMQRQPDISRAREILDWEPKISRAEGMRITYDYFRGLSQDELEKREHKDFSKHIRR
- the rfbD gene encoding dTDP-4-dehydrorhamnose reductase — translated: MKTILVTGANGQLGQCFQKQTQNFSNFKFFFCSSGELDITSKDALEQFFQKHQIDFCINTAAYTNVEQAENEEEKAFSVNAEGTKNIAEICKKHGAVLFHFSTDYVFNGQSQKPYKEIDEVDPINVYGASKLKGEEEIQSTMEQYFILRTSWLYSEFGHNFFRTILRKVEEKAELNITTSQIGTPTNANDLAKFVLKMISSESQDFGLYHFSNEGQATWYDFAAEILNYSGKMDQVQLNKTGFFKTLAERPEYSVLSKEKFTEQFGPIDNWKESLFNLINEG
- the rfbC gene encoding dTDP-4-dehydrorhamnose 3,5-epimerase; the encoded protein is MQVEETPLKDCFLIKPRIFEDHRGIFLETYQRKRFAELSGIDEEFVQDNQSVSQFGVLRGMHYQKGEFAQTKIVRVIYGKVLDVVVDLRPDSPTFKKTFSTILDDQNLNQLYVPTGFGHGFLTLSEKSVFAYKCDQYYTPGSEAGIIFNDPDLNINWNFPEREMILSEKDRVLPTFKQTFA
- a CDS encoding DUF6909 family protein, with the translated sequence MSILKLQGRTRAQESSGAIERMYITMRHLFNRGFYKPMGVSGETLRESLLTLRPEIYGSIANEKAELEGLLYVIDRLPHGIEECRFINLTSDEGYGNSHFKPIIPPKRRRNCYRIDEEQMNIEITRGRSEIYDILTHLTFLFIESHKIMKRVLIDEDGSVNRDWEKLEVAVTQSEKLTQAQREVALTHTASILGRTFHEISKLYPKFSTPENPDRFLNVVWSLGKMAIREAIQNEKRIITFSPVLRERLGHHIHGEIWSNDIKLKLIENKLMDRPIHIISANMHSVMNTLYTPCALKTELKKKKSLDIYEELSDSGNGSLRNKVTKTALDKGMYFIEDKSGTNIDVQVFDTAKLEDGFTGTKFSDLKKEEKPVIIVMDYAFGEQAYETMDELLKPFVHEDKEVKINVKSISIMGKAGILEGGKGDIMIPDAHLFEGTADNYPFENQLKKSDLEGHGIKVVDGAMITVLGTSLQNKDILRFFHDSTWNVCGLEMEGAHYQKAIQAASRLRGSIDENIKVRYAYYASDNPLETGSTLASGGLGTSGVKPTYLITEKILEQIFNS
- a CDS encoding GH3 auxin-responsive promoter family protein — encoded protein: MSIKSFAAKIFASYIRKKIDHWASRPYETQDKVFQELIKKAKNTKFGKEHNFNKISTHLDFIQNVPIRDYEELKPYVDLMVEGQEDILWPGKPLYYAKTSGTTSGAKYIPLTKESMPTHINAARNAILCYIEDTGKSKFVDGKMIFLQGSPELDEKNGVKLGRLSGIVAHYVPGYLQKNRMPSWETNCIEDWEDKVDAIVEETVKEDMSVISGIPSWVQMYFERLIDKTGKKVGDIFPNFDLFIYGGVNYEPYRSKFENLIGRKVDSIELYPASEGFFAFQDRQDEKGMLLQLDSGIFYEFIKADEFYDKDPKRLLLKDVEIGVNYVMIISSTAGLWGYNIGDTIQFTSDKPYRVIVSGRIKHFISAFGEHVIAKEVEEAMQEAVAETDAAITEFTVAPQINPEGEELPFHEWFVEFEQKPQDLNKFAEIIDRSLQKQNSYYLDLIEGNILQRLKVTQVPQNAFQQYMKSIGKLGGQNKLPRLSNDRKIADKLKEII
- a CDS encoding murein hydrolase activator EnvC family protein, coding for MAQNKKTKKKFTKKLLHKYRMVVLNEDTFEERFSFRLTRLNVFVAVGLSVIFLIAATTVLIAFTPLREYIPGYSSAELKERATNLSYTSDSLQNVIRLNDQYLTSIKSALTGELDLDKLNRDSLLSEPISDIEYEEINRIKADSLLREEVAQEDKYNILPTATDNINFSLFPPVKGSISDPYNIENKHFAVDIVTTRNSPIKSVADGRVIFAEWTAETGYVIIIEHSYGLLSVYKHNASLTKSQGDMVSGGEVVATAGNTGELTTGPHLHFELWNEGNPVDPSEYIDFK